In Morococcus cerebrosus, a single genomic region encodes these proteins:
- a CDS encoding META domain-containing protein, translating into MKTLIPTLMTAIILTACTSPAEKPQPSQPVTSSEKPSEPRQASTPALAAKWFVVSFDKFTEKDLAGRTAFLDLSKMPKAHGKMGCNHLTLQAKEAGAGKIDFGPIATTMMLCEDMKLEEAFLNMKSVWNYRFDGNDLILEQNGKTMRLRRQP; encoded by the coding sequence ATGAAAACCCTGATCCCCACCCTTATGACCGCAATCATTCTGACCGCCTGTACTTCGCCTGCTGAAAAACCGCAGCCGTCCCAACCTGTCACGTCGTCTGAAAAACCATCCGAACCCCGTCAAGCGTCAACACCGGCTTTGGCAGCGAAATGGTTTGTGGTTTCTTTCGACAAATTCACCGAAAAAGATTTGGCGGGCAGAACCGCTTTTTTGGATTTGAGCAAAATGCCCAAGGCGCATGGCAAGATGGGTTGCAATCATTTGACGCTTCAAGCGAAGGAAGCCGGAGCGGGCAAAATTGATTTTGGTCCGATTGCCACGACGATGATGCTGTGTGAAGACATGAAGCTGGAAGAGGCTTTCTTGAACATGAAAAGCGTGTGGAACTATCGTTTCGACGGCAATGATTTGATTTTGGAGCAAAACGGCAAAACCATGCGCCTGCGCCGTCAGCCGTAA
- a CDS encoding IS30 family transposase, whose amino-acid sequence MSYTQLTQDERYHIQYLSRHCTIAEIAKQLNRHKSTISREIKRHCIQGQQYSADKAQRQNRLTKQHRRKPYKLDSQLVQHIDTLIRRKLSPEQVCAYLHKHHGITLHHSTIYRYLRQDKSNGGTLWQHLRICSKPYRKRYGSTWTRGKVPDRVGIENRPAIVDQKTRIGDWEADTIVGKNQKSALLTLVERTTRYTIICKLKNLKAEDTARAAIRVLKAYKARVHTITMDNGKEFYQHTKIAKALKAKTYFCRPYHSWEKGLNENTNGLIRQYFPKQTDFRNISDREIRRVQDELNHRPRKTLGYETPSVLFLNLFQPLVP is encoded by the coding sequence ATGAGCTACACACAACTGACCCAAGACGAACGATACCATATCCAATACCTGTCCCGCCACTGCACCATCGCCGAAATCGCCAAACAGCTCAACCGCCACAAAAGCACCATCAGCCGAGAAATCAAGCGGCACTGCATCCAAGGACAGCAATACAGCGCCGATAAAGCCCAACGGCAAAACCGGCTGACCAAACAGCACCGGCGAAAACCCTATAAGCTCGATTCGCAGCTGGTTCAACACATCGACACCCTTATCCGCCGCAAACTCAGTCCCGAACAAGTATGTGCCTACCTGCATAAACACCACGGGATCACACTCCATCACAGCACCATTTACCGCTACCTTCGCCAAGACAAAAGCAACGGCGGCACTTTGTGGCAACACCTCAGAATATGCAGCAAACCCTACCGCAAACGCTACGGCAGCACATGGACCAGAGGCAAAGTGCCCGACCGCGTCGGCATAGAGAACCGACCTGCTATCGTCGACCAGAAAACCCGCATCGGCGATTGGGAGGCCGACACCATCGTCGGCAAAAATCAGAAAAGCGCGTTATTGACCTTGGTCGAACGCACTACCCGCTACACCATCATCTGCAAATTAAAGAACTTAAAAGCCGAAGACACTGCCCGGGCGGCCATTAGGGTATTAAAGGCATATAAAGCCAGAGTCCACACCATCACCATGGATAACGGCAAAGAGTTCTACCAACACACCAAAATAGCCAAAGCCTTGAAGGCGAAAACCTATTTTTGCCGCCCTTACCATTCTTGGGAGAAAGGGCTGAATGAGAACACCAATGGACTCATCCGGCAATATTTCCCCAAACAAACCGATTTCCGAAACATCAGCGATCGGGAGATACGCAGGGTTCAAGATGAGTTGAACCACCGGCCGAGAAAAACACTTGGCTACGAAACGCCAAGTGTTTTATTCTTAAATCTGTTCCAACCACTGGTACCCTAG
- the ubiE gene encoding bifunctional demethylmenaquinone methyltransferase/2-methoxy-6-polyprenyl-1,4-benzoquinol methylase UbiE encodes MSDHKTHFGFSTVDENEKAGKVAEVFHSVAKNYDIMNDVMSGGLHRVWKHFTINTARLKKGDKVLDIAGGTGDLSRGWAKRVGKEGEVWLTDINSSMLTVGRDRLLNEGLILPVSLADAEKLPFPDNYFNLVSVAFGLRNMTHKDAALKEMYRVLKPGGTLLVLEFSKVYKPLEGVYDLYSFKLLPVMGKLIAKDADSYQYLAESIRMHPDQETLKQMMLDAGFDSVDYHNMSAGIVALHKGVKF; translated from the coding sequence ATGAGCGACCACAAAACCCATTTTGGTTTCAGTACCGTAGATGAGAACGAAAAAGCAGGCAAAGTAGCCGAAGTATTCCATTCGGTAGCGAAAAACTATGACATTATGAACGATGTGATGTCCGGCGGCCTGCACCGTGTTTGGAAGCATTTCACCATCAATACCGCACGCTTGAAAAAAGGAGACAAAGTATTGGATATTGCCGGCGGTACGGGCGATTTGTCGCGTGGTTGGGCCAAACGCGTGGGTAAAGAGGGCGAAGTCTGGCTAACCGATATCAATTCTTCGATGCTGACCGTCGGACGCGACCGACTGCTCAACGAAGGGCTGATTCTACCGGTATCGCTGGCTGATGCTGAAAAACTACCTTTTCCCGACAACTATTTCAATCTGGTTTCTGTCGCCTTCGGTCTGCGCAACATGACGCACAAAGATGCCGCTCTGAAAGAGATGTACCGCGTGTTGAAACCGGGAGGCACGCTGCTGGTATTGGAGTTTTCCAAAGTCTACAAACCACTGGAAGGGGTGTACGACCTGTATTCCTTCAAGCTGCTACCGGTCATGGGCAAACTGATTGCGAAAGATGCTGACAGCTATCAATATCTGGCCGAATCCATCCGTATGCATCCCGACCAAGAAACTTTGAAACAGATGATGCTGGACGCGGGGTTCGACAGCGTGGATTATCATAATATGAGCGCAGGAATTGTAGCATTGCATAAAGGCGTGAAATTCTGA
- a CDS encoding helix-turn-helix domain-containing protein → MSKYTLHFKYQAVLHYLHIRSQQRTADHYGISRTHLRRWIRAYQEGGIGALEHPQSKTMPQHRKNPFIADKPDQEKTQAELIEELCYMRAEVAYLKELKALSQKRTEKDKAKPSKH, encoded by the coding sequence ATGAGCAAATATACATTACACTTCAAATACCAAGCCGTACTCCACTACCTGCATATACGCAGCCAACAGCGTACCGCAGACCACTACGGCATTTCCCGAACCCACCTGAGACGATGGATACGCGCCTATCAAGAAGGCGGTATCGGCGCACTCGAACATCCCCAATCCAAAACCATGCCCCAACATCGAAAAAACCCCTTCATCGCAGATAAACCCGACCAAGAAAAAACACAGGCAGAGCTTATTGAAGAGTTGTGCTATATGCGCGCAGAGGTCGCCTACCTAAAGGAGTTAAAAGCCCTCAGCCAAAAGCGGACCGAAAAGGACAAAGCCAAACCGTCCAAACACTGA
- a CDS encoding gamma-butyrobetaine hydroxylase-like domain-containing protein, whose protein sequence is MNENNLIPTEIRLSKDRASLTLRYDADEKPLSAEFLRVYSPSAEVRGHGVGQEVLQTGKASVTVTDLEPVGNYALKITFSDGHNSGLYDWAYLHKLAHDHDALWTDYLRRMELAGASRVPSPDDLNTESKSGHTCGSGGCGGRH, encoded by the coding sequence GTGAACGAAAACAACCTCATTCCGACGGAAATCCGTCTGTCGAAAGACCGTGCATCACTGACGCTGCGTTACGATGCCGATGAAAAACCACTTTCCGCAGAGTTTTTGCGTGTTTATTCGCCCAGTGCGGAAGTGCGCGGACACGGCGTAGGGCAGGAGGTTTTACAAACCGGAAAGGCAAGCGTTACCGTTACTGATTTGGAGCCGGTCGGTAATTATGCCTTGAAAATCACTTTTTCAGACGGCCACAACAGCGGCCTGTACGACTGGGCCTATCTGCACAAACTGGCACACGATCACGACGCACTTTGGACGGACTACCTGCGCCGTATGGAGCTGGCTGGTGCGTCCCGTGTCCCTTCTCCTGACGATTTGAATACCGAATCGAAATCCGGCCATACCTGTGGCAGCGGAGGTTGTGGCGGAAGACATTGA
- a CDS encoding trans-sulfuration enzyme family protein — protein MKFATKAIHSSYDCDEHNRALMPPIYQNSMFALHEIGEQVPYRYSRLSNPTRQVLEDTVADLERGAAGFAFSSGMAGIDAVWRTFLRPGDTIVAVADIYGGAYDLLVDVYKEWGVNVVFADLGNPDRLDELLAAHNVKLVWLETPSNPLLRLVDIKALAAKAHAVGALVGIDNTFATPYLQQPLEMGCDIVFHSATKYLCGHSDVLMGIVAVKTKELAKPLHDMMVHTGAIAGPMDCWLVLRGIKTLALRMEAHCKNALDIARRLEAHPAVEKVFYPGLPSHEHYELAKTQMPKGIGGVVTVYLKNDTREAANSVIKNMKLVKMASSLGGVESLVNHCYSQSHSGVPHDVKMEMGIKVGLLRFSIGIEDADDIWNDISKALDLTL, from the coding sequence ATGAAATTCGCCACCAAAGCCATCCATTCCAGCTACGATTGCGACGAACACAACCGCGCGCTGATGCCGCCGATTTATCAGAACAGTATGTTCGCGCTGCACGAAATCGGCGAGCAGGTTCCCTACCGCTATTCGCGCCTGAGCAATCCGACCCGTCAGGTTTTGGAAGATACGGTTGCCGATTTGGAACGTGGGGCGGCGGGTTTTGCCTTTTCCAGCGGTATGGCGGGCATTGATGCCGTGTGGCGTACCTTCCTGCGTCCGGGCGATACCATCGTTGCTGTCGCCGATATTTACGGCGGCGCGTATGACTTGCTGGTTGACGTCTATAAAGAGTGGGGCGTAAACGTCGTCTTTGCCGATTTGGGCAACCCCGACCGCTTGGACGAACTGCTTGCCGCGCACAATGTGAAACTGGTTTGGCTGGAAACCCCGTCCAATCCGCTTTTGCGGCTGGTAGACATCAAAGCGCTTGCCGCCAAAGCCCATGCCGTTGGCGCATTAGTAGGCATCGACAACACCTTCGCCACGCCGTATCTGCAACAGCCGCTGGAAATGGGCTGCGACATCGTGTTCCACTCCGCCACCAAATACCTTTGCGGCCACTCCGACGTATTGATGGGTATCGTTGCGGTTAAAACCAAAGAACTGGCGAAACCGCTGCACGACATGATGGTGCATACCGGCGCGATTGCCGGCCCGATGGACTGCTGGCTGGTGTTGCGCGGCATCAAAACGCTCGCCTTGCGCATGGAAGCGCACTGCAAAAACGCGCTCGACATCGCCCGCCGCCTCGAAGCCCATCCCGCCGTAGAAAAAGTGTTCTATCCAGGACTGCCGTCGCACGAACATTACGAACTGGCGAAAACCCAAATGCCCAAAGGCATAGGCGGCGTGGTAACGGTTTACCTCAAAAACGACACGCGCGAAGCGGCAAACAGCGTGATTAAAAACATGAAACTGGTCAAAATGGCGTCCAGCCTCGGCGGCGTCGAAAGTTTGGTCAACCATTGCTATTCCCAGTCCCACAGCGGCGTGCCGCATGATGTGAAAATGGAAATGGGCATCAAAGTCGGCCTGCTGCGCTTCTCCATCGGCATTGAAGACGCGGACGATATTTGGAACGATATTTCCAAGGCTTTGGATTTGACGCTGTAA
- the folE2 gene encoding GTP cyclohydrolase FolE2: MNAIADVQSSRDLRNLPINQVGIKDLRFPITLNTAEGSQSTVAHLTMTVFLPADQKGTHMSRFVALMEQQTEALDFDRLHKLTAEMVALLNSHSGKISVSFPFFRKKSAPVSGIQSLLDYDVTLTGEIKNGAYSHNLKVMVPVTSLCPCSKEISQYGAHNQRSHVTVSLTANAEVGIEEIIDCVEAQASCQLYGLLKRPDEKYVTEKAYENPKFVEDMVRDVATALIADGRIESFIVESENFESIHNHSAYAYIAYP; encoded by the coding sequence ATGAACGCCATTGCAGACGTGCAATCCAGCCGAGATTTACGCAATCTGCCGATTAACCAGGTCGGTATCAAAGACCTGCGCTTTCCAATTACTTTAAATACCGCCGAAGGCAGCCAATCCACCGTCGCCCACCTGACCATGACGGTTTTCCTGCCCGCCGACCAAAAAGGCACGCATATGTCGCGCTTCGTGGCGTTGATGGAACAGCAAACCGAGGCTTTGGATTTCGACAGGCTGCACAAACTGACCGCCGAAATGGTCGCGCTTTTAAACTCTCATTCCGGCAAAATCAGCGTTTCCTTCCCCTTCTTCCGCAAAAAATCCGCACCTGTTTCCGGCATCCAATCCCTGCTGGACTACGACGTTACCCTGACGGGCGAAATCAAAAACGGCGCATACAGCCATAATCTGAAAGTCATGGTACCCGTGACCTCGTTGTGTCCGTGTTCCAAAGAAATCTCGCAATACGGCGCGCACAACCAACGCTCGCACGTTACCGTCAGCCTGACCGCCAACGCCGAAGTCGGTATCGAGGAAATCATCGACTGCGTGGAAGCGCAGGCAAGCTGTCAGCTTTACGGACTGCTCAAACGCCCCGATGAAAAATACGTTACCGAAAAAGCCTATGAAAACCCGAAATTCGTAGAAGACATGGTGCGCGACGTAGCCACTGCGCTGATTGCGGACGGACGCATCGAAAGCTTCATCGTCGAAAGCGAAAACTTCGAATCGATACACAACCACTCGGCTTACGCTTATATTGCTTATCCTTAA
- a CDS encoding IS3 family transposase, with amino-acid sequence MLYARRGRLPKGVKSPQPKADRKGQSQTVQTLRAQHPLKYLLHIANLPKSSFYYHHQDRPDPDAADKALLVETYRRHKGRYGQRRIAAALDWNRKKAARLMKQMELKALIRAKKAYRHPAMGEISEHLLKRRFKARKPNEKWLTDVTELKGSDGKLYLSPILDLFNREIVAYAMSRNANSEMVKEMLEKAALRLTAKGTMLHSDQGVLYRTAGYRELLAGHSMVQSMSRKANCWDNAPMESFFAVLKTECFYNAGELTVDELMKQIDDYMDYYNRERCSLKLKKLSPVAYRTQLAQSA; translated from the coding sequence GTGCTATATGCGCGCAGAGGTCGCCTACCTAAAGGAGTTAAAAGCCCTCAGCCAAAAGCGGACCGAAAAGGACAAAGCCAAACCGTCCAAACACTGAGGGCGCAACACCCGCTCAAATACCTGCTGCACATCGCAAACCTGCCCAAAAGCAGCTTTTACTACCATCACCAAGACCGACCCGACCCCGACGCAGCCGACAAAGCCCTCCTTGTCGAAACCTACCGGCGGCATAAAGGACGCTACGGACAAAGGCGCATTGCCGCCGCATTAGATTGGAACCGCAAAAAAGCGGCGCGGTTGATGAAGCAGATGGAACTGAAAGCCCTCATACGGGCGAAAAAAGCCTACCGCCATCCCGCCATGGGCGAGATATCGGAACACCTCCTCAAACGCCGGTTCAAAGCCCGAAAGCCCAACGAAAAATGGCTGACCGACGTTACCGAACTCAAAGGGAGCGACGGCAAACTGTACCTCTCGCCAATCTTGGACTTGTTCAACCGGGAAATCGTCGCCTACGCCATGAGCCGCAATGCCAACAGCGAAATGGTGAAGGAAATGCTCGAAAAAGCCGCCCTCCGTCTGACTGCTAAAGGAACGATGCTTCATTCGGACCAAGGTGTGCTGTACCGTACGGCGGGGTATAGGGAATTGCTTGCGGGGCATTCCATGGTTCAAAGCATGTCGCGAAAGGCGAACTGTTGGGACAATGCGCCGATGGAAAGCTTCTTTGCGGTGTTGAAGACGGAGTGTTTCTATAACGCAGGTGAATTGACGGTAGATGAATTGATGAAGCAGATAGATGACTATATGGATTACTACAACCGGGAGCGTTGCAGTTTGAAATTGAAAAAGCTGAGTCCTGTCGCATACAGAACCCAGCTTGCACAGAGCGCCTGA
- a CDS encoding ATP-binding cassette domain-containing protein, whose protein sequence is MIEIKSLTLQRGLKVLLDKANATVNPGQRVGLIGKNGTGKSSLFALIKGEITQDGGDISIPKNWRMASVSQETPDLDISALDYVLQGDAELQAFQTTLAQAEAQNDGMKQAEYHAKLEEIDAYTAPARAAKLLNGLGFSQEEHSRPVKSFSGGWRMRLNLAQALICRADLLLLDEPTNHLDLETVLWLENHLASLPCTQIIISHDRDFLNAATTQTIELSQQKLTQYGGNYDFYQNERAQRLAQQQAAYVKQQAQIKHLQSFIDRFKAKATKAVQAQSRMKALAKLERIAPAHLDSEFSFEFYNPDHLPNPLLKLEHADLGYEGKTVLHDITLSLESGARYGLLGVNGSGKSTFIKALAGKIDLLSGSIVRSEKLNIGYFAQHQLDTIRADQSPVWHIQQLSPEVREQEIRNFLGGFNFVGDMALQKTEPFSGGEKARLALAMIIWQKPNLLLLDEPTNHLDLDMRHALTLALQSFQGALIVVSHDRSLLEATTDSFLLIDKGRLKNFDGDLNDYRQWRLAQENATAAPAASAQSQNRKDTKRIEAQIRQEKARRGKPIQQKIDKAEKEMAQLSEIQTACETFLAQEEAYSDENKTKLQQTLAQLTEIKVKLTQIEENWLLWQEELEQILTEIDAEFTQL, encoded by the coding sequence ATGATTGAAATCAAGAGCCTCACCCTGCAACGCGGTTTGAAAGTCCTGCTCGACAAAGCCAACGCCACCGTCAATCCCGGTCAGCGCGTCGGTTTGATCGGTAAAAACGGGACGGGCAAATCCAGCCTGTTTGCCTTAATCAAGGGTGAAATCACTCAGGACGGCGGCGATATCTCGATTCCGAAAAATTGGCGGATGGCTTCCGTTTCCCAAGAAACGCCCGACTTGGACATCTCCGCGTTGGACTACGTTTTGCAGGGCGATGCCGAGTTGCAGGCTTTTCAGACGACCTTGGCGCAGGCGGAAGCGCAAAATGACGGCATGAAGCAGGCGGAATATCATGCCAAATTGGAAGAAATCGATGCTTATACCGCGCCGGCCCGTGCGGCGAAATTGTTGAACGGACTGGGTTTTTCGCAAGAAGAACACAGCCGTCCCGTCAAATCCTTTTCAGGCGGCTGGCGTATGCGCCTGAATCTTGCGCAAGCCCTGATTTGCCGCGCCGATTTGCTATTGCTTGACGAACCGACCAATCACTTGGATCTGGAAACCGTCTTGTGGCTGGAAAACCACCTTGCCTCTTTACCCTGCACGCAAATCATCATTTCCCACGACCGTGACTTCCTCAATGCGGCCACCACCCAAACCATCGAATTGTCCCAGCAAAAGCTCACGCAATACGGCGGCAATTACGATTTTTACCAAAACGAACGTGCACAACGCCTGGCGCAACAACAAGCCGCCTATGTCAAACAGCAGGCGCAAATCAAACATCTGCAATCCTTTATCGACCGCTTCAAAGCCAAAGCCACCAAAGCCGTTCAAGCGCAAAGCCGCATGAAGGCGTTGGCGAAGCTCGAGCGCATCGCTCCCGCGCATTTGGACAGCGAGTTTTCCTTTGAGTTTTACAATCCCGACCATCTGCCCAATCCCTTGCTGAAGCTGGAGCACGCTGATTTGGGTTACGAAGGAAAAACCGTTTTGCACGACATTACCCTATCGCTGGAGAGCGGCGCACGTTACGGGCTATTGGGTGTTAACGGCAGCGGTAAATCTACGTTTATCAAAGCCTTGGCGGGCAAAATCGATTTGCTCTCCGGCAGCATCGTCCGTTCCGAAAAACTCAATATAGGCTATTTTGCCCAACACCAACTCGATACCATCCGCGCCGACCAAAGCCCTGTTTGGCACATTCAGCAGCTTTCTCCCGAAGTGCGCGAACAAGAAATCCGAAATTTCCTCGGCGGCTTCAACTTTGTCGGCGATATGGCGTTGCAGAAAACCGAACCCTTTTCGGGCGGAGAGAAAGCCCGCCTCGCCCTTGCCATGATTATCTGGCAAAAACCGAATTTGCTGCTGCTTGACGAGCCGACCAACCATTTGGACTTGGATATGCGCCACGCTCTGACGCTCGCGCTGCAAAGTTTCCAAGGCGCCTTAATCGTCGTATCACACGACCGCAGCCTGCTTGAAGCCACTACCGACAGCTTCCTCCTGATTGACAAAGGTCGTCTGAAAAACTTTGACGGCGATTTAAACGATTATCGTCAATGGAGGTTGGCGCAGGAAAACGCCACCGCCGCACCTGCCGCTTCCGCACAAAGCCAAAACCGCAAAGACACCAAGCGTATCGAAGCACAAATCCGTCAAGAAAAAGCCCGACGCGGCAAGCCGATACAGCAGAAAATCGACAAAGCCGAAAAAGAAATGGCGCAGCTTTCCGAAATTCAAACGGCATGTGAAACATTTTTGGCACAAGAGGAAGCCTATTCGGACGAAAATAAAACAAAATTACAACAAACCCTCGCACAATTAACAGAAATTAAAGTAAAATTAACACAAATAGAAGAAAACTGGCTTTTGTGGCAGGAAGAGCTAGAGCAAATCCTGACGGAAATCGACGCAGAATTTACACAACTATAA
- a CDS encoding ferredoxin--NADP reductase has translation MAASPEAKFTEEKVLWIKHHTPKLMTFAISRPESYRFSAGQFSRLGFRDGEGFIWRAYSVVSAEYADTLEYFAVLIEGGPMSARFAAMKEGDTILLDKTATGFLLPERFPDGKDLVMLCTGSGIAPFLSIIEQPEIWQRFDRLILAHSVSFADELIFRRRVEALKDHPLIGEYFQKFRFVPITTREETEGALSGKRIPELLKDGSLETYAGFKFTKADTRFMVCGNPAMVKDTFQALMDLGFAMHRNRIPGEIMMENGF, from the coding sequence ATGGCAGCCTCGCCCGAAGCCAAGTTCACCGAAGAAAAAGTCTTGTGGATTAAACACCATACGCCCAAGCTGATGACTTTTGCCATCAGCCGCCCCGAATCCTACCGCTTCTCGGCGGGGCAGTTTTCGCGGCTCGGTTTTCGCGATGGCGAAGGCTTTATCTGGCGCGCGTATTCCGTCGTGTCCGCCGAATACGCCGACACGCTTGAATATTTTGCCGTTTTGATCGAAGGCGGCCCCATGTCCGCGCGGTTCGCCGCCATGAAAGAGGGTGACACCATACTGCTCGACAAAACCGCTACGGGCTTCCTCCTGCCCGAACGCTTCCCCGACGGCAAGGACTTGGTCATGCTCTGCACCGGTTCGGGCATCGCACCTTTCCTCTCCATCATCGAGCAACCCGAAATCTGGCAGCGTTTCGACCGCTTGATTTTGGCGCACTCGGTTTCTTTCGCCGATGAACTGATTTTCAGACGACGTGTTGAAGCGTTGAAAGACCATCCGCTGATTGGCGAGTATTTCCAAAAATTCCGCTTCGTCCCCATTACCACGCGCGAGGAAACCGAAGGCGCGTTGAGCGGCAAGCGCATTCCCGAGCTGCTGAAAGACGGCAGCCTCGAAACATACGCGGGATTCAAGTTCACCAAAGCGGACACGCGCTTTATGGTCTGCGGCAATCCCGCCATGGTCAAAGACACGTTCCAAGCCTTGATGGACTTGGGCTTCGCCATGCACCGCAACCGCATCCCCGGCGAAATCATGATGGAAAACGGGTTTTAA
- a CDS encoding IS30 family transposase, which yields MSYTQLTQDERYHIQYLSRHCTIAEIAKQLNRHKSTISREIKRHCIQGQQYSAEKAQKQSRLTKQHRRKPYKLDSQLVQHIDTLIRRKLSPEQVCAYLHKHHGITLHHSTIYRYLRQDKSNGGTLWQHLRICSKPYRKRYGSTWTRGKVPDRVGIENRPAIVDQKTRIGDWEADTIVGKNQKSALLTLVERTTRYTIICKLKNLKAEDTARAAIRVLKAYKARVHTITMDNGKEFYQHTKIAKALKAKTYFCRPYHSWEKGLNENTNGLIRQYFPKQTDFRNISDREIRRVQDELNHRPRKTLGYETPSVLFLNLFQPLVP from the coding sequence ATGAGCTACACACAACTGACCCAAGACGAACGATACCATATCCAATACCTGTCCCGCCACTGCACCATCGCCGAAATCGCCAAACAGCTCAACCGCCACAAAAGCACCATCAGCCGAGAAATCAAGCGGCACTGCATCCAAGGACAGCAATACAGCGCCGAAAAAGCACAGAAGCAAAGCCGGCTGACCAAACAGCACCGGCGAAAACCCTATAAGCTCGATTCGCAGCTGGTTCAACACATCGACACCCTTATCCGCCGCAAACTCAGTCCCGAACAAGTATGTGCCTACCTGCATAAACACCACGGGATCACACTCCATCACAGCACCATTTACCGCTACCTTCGCCAAGACAAAAGCAACGGCGGCACTTTGTGGCAACACCTCAGAATATGCAGCAAACCCTACCGCAAACGCTACGGCAGCACATGGACCAGAGGCAAAGTGCCCGACCGCGTCGGCATAGAGAACCGACCTGCTATCGTCGACCAGAAAACCCGCATCGGCGATTGGGAGGCCGACACCATCGTCGGCAAAAATCAGAAAAGCGCGTTATTGACCTTGGTCGAACGCACTACCCGCTACACCATCATCTGCAAATTAAAGAACTTAAAAGCCGAAGACACTGCCCGGGCGGCCATTAGGGTATTAAAGGCATATAAAGCCAGAGTCCACACCATCACCATGGATAACGGCAAAGAGTTCTACCAACACACCAAAATAGCCAAAGCCTTGAAGGCGAAAACCTATTTTTGCCGCCCTTACCATTCTTGGGAGAAAGGGCTGAATGAGAACACCAATGGACTCATCCGGCAATATTTCCCCAAACAAACCGATTTCCGAAACATCAGCGATCGGGAGATACGCAGGGTTCAAGATGAGTTGAACCACCGGCCGAGAAAAACACTTGGCTACGAAACGCCAAGTGTTTTATTCTTAAATCTGTTCCAACCACTGGTACCCTAG